The sequence TTTGATTACAGCCTGGTACTTCTCCTCAAGCCCTTCGGACCTCACCTCGCGGTGAGCGCCCTGCCCTCTGGGTATTACCCAGCCCCCAAGGCATTACCCCCGGGTTTGGATATGAGCCCCCTAGTCCGGGACTCAGTGGGACTTTAACCCACCTGACAGCTACGCTGCCATGCGCACACTACGGGCTCATCTGTCACCCGGCACCACGTATTCCCTTCCTTGCATTTCTGCTTGTCTGGGCTTACCTGCTATCAGCAGGATGGTGCCGGGTTTCCCCGGTTAAGTCTGCTTGCCTGAACTTGAACACATCCGTCCTAACCTCTCAGGTTATCCAGCTTTTGGGCTTTCCCACTCTGTGCAAGGTTACCCACCTGAGTAGCCATCTCCGGTTCGCTTGCGCTATGTTCCAAGTTCCCCCTTCGACGCACCAATAGACCCCACTGTTACCAGTGACGCCCTTGTCTACGGGTTGTCTTCCCGCTGGTTAGGTGACAAGGTTTCTTTCAACCCCTCGGCTCGGCAGACATGCCGGGCGAACATAGACAGGCTGTTCCGGAAGAAACAGCCTGCTTTAGTTAAAAGTAATGGAGTGTGGGCCTGGATATATTTTCCCAGTTCCCCGTGAATGGTGATGGCGGCCACGCATAACGTCGCCCGGTTGCCATCGCGGCTGTGCAGAACAACATTTTGTTCGCGTCATGCCGCCGCCGCACCCGCGGGGAGGCCGTCAGTTCACGCGGGACGGCCACAGGAGTCGGGTGCCTTAACGAAATGGTGCCGGGAAAGGGCATATGGATAGTCGCATAAGCCGGATATTGTTTTACGTTTTACGGATAGTATTCGCCGTTTTCTACTTCGCCAACGAGGCTTTAGCTTTTCTTTAAAGACTGGCGGTAAAGTTGTGTGATTTCCTCGCCCGGCTCGGCCCCCATCACTTTTTGCAGCAGGCGCCGGTAGCGCAGAAACTGCCGGCTGGCCGCCGAATGATGTCCCTGCGACAAAAGAAGGCGGATAACCTCCCGCTGGCCGTCTTCGTGAAAAGGCTCGCGCTCTACCAGTTCCCGCCACAATTCCAGGGCTTCCTCCGGCCTGCCCGCTTCCTCGGAATACCTGGCCAGCGACCACAATATTTTTAGATACTGCTGCCGCAATCTTTCCCTGGCCGGAACCGGCCAGCTTTCATAAATGTCCTCGGTCAGCAAATCCCCCCGGTAGAGTTGCCTGGCCTCTCTCAGGCAGGTTACCGCCATATCGGGAGCAGTTGCCTCCTTGCTGAAGGCAAGGGTACAGGCCCGGCTGAACACATCTACATCCACCTCTTCCACCAGCCCCGGCTCCAGGTAAATCACTCCATCGCGGCTGACAACGTATTCGATATCCCGGCCCAACCCGGCACTAAGCGTTTTTCGCAGCGTATGCAGTGTAACGTAATAAGCATTAGAGGCCTTTTCCGCCGGAAGATCCGGCCACAGAAGCTCCATCACCACATCCCTAGGTACCTTTTGCCCAAGGTGCAGGGCCAGGAATTTGAGCAGGGTTTTACCCTTGCGCCGCGTCCAGCGCCGGTCGTCCAGCAGTTCTTCTCCCCGGTAAACCCGGAAGGCGCCCAGGCAGCATATGCGCAGGCGCGGCGGCGGGTCCAGATCTGCCGGCGTTTTGGAAGCATCCTGCCGGTTGCCGTTTTCAGCAACCGGCGGGGCCGCCGGCCCCGGGGCCGGACGCCGAGAAGAAGGGTTATTTTTTCCCGCCGGCCGGGACATTTCCGCGTCTGCGTAGTTTGCCTGCTCCAGGATCAGCCGGCACGGTTTCCTCTCCCTGTCCGGCAGGGAGGGAAAACGGTTTAGATGTGCGAGGCATTGCTTCAAAAGAACCGGGTCCGGCTTGCCGCTCAAAAGAAATTGTCCGTAAAAACGCCACAAGCCGGCCAAAGCCAGGTGATAGGGGTCTTCCCGGGCGCGGAAAACGTTGTTTGCTTTCTCCAGCATTTTCAAACCGTCCCACAGGCTTTCCCCGCCGGCCTCTATCCAGGCGGCGGCCAGATTCAACCCCGCCATCGCCTCCTGCCACCCATCGCTCATCCCTCTGGCCAGTTCCAGTGCATTGTGCGCCTCTTCGATGGCCCGGCCCGTTTCACCTTGTTGACGGAAAAAAGCACTCTGACCCAGCGCCAGGAGAAAGCCGGCCTCCAGGGAAGGTCCCAGACGGCCCAATTCACCGGCCGCCTGCCGGAAAAGGAGTCCGGCGCGACTGTGGTCCGGGCCGGCCAGCAGCCCGAGCGCCTCAGCCTCCCCCAACTGTGCCAGCAAACTGGTCAGGGAGCTGTTTCCCTCCTCTGTGACAGCTTGCCGGGCAAGCTCAAACCGCCTGACCGCCTCTGCAGGTTTTCCAAGGTAAAGGAGCACCCTGCCGCCCAGCAGATGACAGCGTGCCGCAAGCGCAAAATCTCCGTGCGCCCGTGCAATCACGTCCACCCGGCCTACCAGGCTCGCAGCTTCTTGAAAAAGCCCCCGGCGGCAACAGTAGAAGGAAGCCCGGTCCAGGAGCGCCTCCCCTTCCGCCGCAGTCTCGCCGGACGAACGGTAATGGCCGGCCGCCTCTTCAAAAAACCGGCGCGCCTGCTCCACTTCCCCGGCCCGGGCCGACCAGATCGCCAGGTAGTGTAACACCGTTCCCCGGAGCCGGGAATCACCGGCTTCCACCTCGCCCAGGGCCTGGCGGTGTACCGCCCGGGCATTTCCGTGCTCCCCCAGGGCGGTAAAAGCTGTTCCCTGCACACAGAGAGCTCTGGTCAGGCCGGCGGCATCACCGGCCTGGCCGCAGGCACCGGCGGCACGGCGCAGCCAGCGCAGGCCTTCACGGTACTTTCCGGCCTGGACACAGGCTTCCCCGAAATGCAGGACGATTTCCGGAAAGGAATCCGTTACCTTGCCGGGCAGCGCTTCCAGCCAGGTGGACAGGGTATTCAGCCGGTTCTGCCGCAAAAGCGTGGGAGCCGCCCGCTGCAGGAGCAGTCCGGCCGGGCCGAAATCCCCGGCCGCCACCAGGCAGGGAAAGGCTTCTTCCGGTTTTTCCCGTGCCAGGTAGTAATCAGCCGCCTGGCGCTCAACCTCCCGGTAGGCCTGAACGTCTTCTTTAAGCCGGTTCAACAGGTACTCCCTGAACAGGTTGTGGTAACGCAGCCCGCCGGGTACCCGCTCCGCCGGCAATCCTCTGCCGGCCAGGTACGCCACCATGGCGGAGCCGTCCCGGCGGTGGAAAACGTTGTTGAAAAGCTCACCGTCCCATTCCCGGAAAACCGCCGTTCTAAGCAGAACCTCCCTGATCTCCGGCGGTTCACCTTCCAGAATCTCATTCATAATATCTTCGAACAGGTAGAGCCGCCCCTTGTCCTGCCCCAACAGGCCGGAAGTGTCCCCCGTTTTGCCGCCGGCCGCCAGGGCCCGGGCGGCCAATTGCAGTCCGATGGGCCACCCCGCCAGTTCCCGCCAGATCTGTTCCACGGCTGCCCGGGATAAAGCCGGGCCGTGTTGCCCGGCGAAAATACGCTCCGCCTCTTCCAGGGTAAAACGCAACTCCTCCTGGCCCAGTTCCGCCGCCCGCCCGGCAGCGGCCAACGCGGGCATGGTCCTGAGAGGGACATGGTTCCGGCTTAGCAGAATAAACTGAACCTGCGGCGGGAAGAGACGAATCAGATTGTCCAGGATAGCTCTTGTTTCATCGCTGCCCAAAACGTGGTGGCAGTCTTCCAGCACCACCGCCAGCCGCCGGCCCGCCAGCTGTTCTTCCAGAATATCCGACACTGCATCCAGAAGCCTGCCTCGGTCGGGCCAGTGGAGCTGGGGCAGAATTCCTTCCCGTTCCAGTTCGGCGCCGAAGGAAGGAAACCGGCGGGTCAGGCCCCGCAGGATCAGCTGTAGAAACACCGTGCCGTCACTGTCGCCGGCATCCAGGTTTAGCCAGAGAGAGGGCAAGCGGTTTTGCTTCAGGAATCCGCAGGCCAGGGTGCTCTTGCCGTATCCGGCCCCCGCCGCCAGACAGGTGAGCCGCCTGGCCGGCTCATCTGCCAGCAGGGCCAAAAGCCGCTCCCGGGGGAAATAGTGATACGGCAACTCGGGGGGCTGGAATTTGCTTTTAGGAAAGGTTGTCAGCATAGGTTAGACTTCCCTTCGCAAGCTGTCGAATAACTGAGTATTCTCTCAAAAAGACCGGTAATCCTCTTTCACAAAGAAAGGACCCGGGGTAACTTTCCGGCCGGGTCCTTTCTTAATCCTCTTTGGATGTGATAACAACTGCTAAACAAGCCTTAAGAAATTACCTCTTTATGAAAATCACCGCCCGAACAGGGACTTTTGCAGCATATCGTATCTCATCCTTTCATTCCAATACCTGTCAACATCTTTTAACGTCATATCATCTGAATCCGGGCCGCTGGTTTCCTTCACGGTTTCCTGGCCGGCAGTACTGTCCGGCTGGGCTGTCGGGCTTGAACTGTTCCCCTT is a genomic window of Pelotomaculum isophthalicicum JI containing:
- a CDS encoding BTAD domain-containing putative transcriptional regulator codes for the protein MLTTFPKSKFQPPELPYHYFPRERLLALLADEPARRLTCLAAGAGYGKSTLACGFLKQNRLPSLWLNLDAGDSDGTVFLQLILRGLTRRFPSFGAELEREGILPQLHWPDRGRLLDAVSDILEEQLAGRRLAVVLEDCHHVLGSDETRAILDNLIRLFPPQVQFILLSRNHVPLRTMPALAAAGRAAELGQEELRFTLEEAERIFAGQHGPALSRAAVEQIWRELAGWPIGLQLAARALAAGGKTGDTSGLLGQDKGRLYLFEDIMNEILEGEPPEIREVLLRTAVFREWDGELFNNVFHRRDGSAMVAYLAGRGLPAERVPGGLRYHNLFREYLLNRLKEDVQAYREVERQAADYYLAREKPEEAFPCLVAAGDFGPAGLLLQRAAPTLLRQNRLNTLSTWLEALPGKVTDSFPEIVLHFGEACVQAGKYREGLRWLRRAAGACGQAGDAAGLTRALCVQGTAFTALGEHGNARAVHRQALGEVEAGDSRLRGTVLHYLAIWSARAGEVEQARRFFEEAAGHYRSSGETAAEGEALLDRASFYCCRRGLFQEAASLVGRVDVIARAHGDFALAARCHLLGGRVLLYLGKPAEAVRRFELARQAVTEEGNSSLTSLLAQLGEAEALGLLAGPDHSRAGLLFRQAAGELGRLGPSLEAGFLLALGQSAFFRQQGETGRAIEEAHNALELARGMSDGWQEAMAGLNLAAAWIEAGGESLWDGLKMLEKANNVFRAREDPYHLALAGLWRFYGQFLLSGKPDPVLLKQCLAHLNRFPSLPDRERKPCRLILEQANYADAEMSRPAGKNNPSSRRPAPGPAAPPVAENGNRQDASKTPADLDPPPRLRICCLGAFRVYRGEELLDDRRWTRRKGKTLLKFLALHLGQKVPRDVVMELLWPDLPAEKASNAYYVTLHTLRKTLSAGLGRDIEYVVSRDGVIYLEPGLVEEVDVDVFSRACTLAFSKEATAPDMAVTCLREARQLYRGDLLTEDIYESWPVPARERLRQQYLKILWSLARYSEEAGRPEEALELWRELVEREPFHEDGQREVIRLLLSQGHHSAASRQFLRYRRLLQKVMGAEPGEEITQLYRQSLKKS